The sequence ATGCGCGATGAACACGATTTCGACGTTGCGGTATTTGGTGACGATGAACTGGAAGAGGAGGAAGAAGAAGCTCCGCGCCAGGTATTTCTTCATCGTGTCCATGGAACCGGAGGTGTCCATGATGCACAGCACCACCGCGTTCGACTCCTTCTTCGTGTCGATGATCAGGTGGCGATAGGTGAGGTCATCCTCGTGGAACGGAAAGCGTTCGTGGTCGTCGGGGAAATGATGGTTGGTGTGGCGCGTGGCCAGCCGCCGCTTCACCTTGGCTCTGACGGTACGGCGCTTGTCCAGACGCACCCGCACGCCCACTTGGCGATAGCCTTTGCGACGACTCATGCGCTGGGCCGCGATCTCGCGCAGCTTCTTGCGTTCGAGATCCGGCAGCTCGAGATCCTCGAACATGATCTCGATCAGTTCCTCCAGGGTGACGTCGGTTTCATAGTAATCGACGCCCGGCTTGTCTCCGGCGCGATCCTCGCCGACCGGGCCTTGGCCCGCCGCTTTGCCGATCACCTGGCCGGGCTGTGAATCACCGTCGCCCTCGGCCACGCCGGGGGCGTTTTCCCCATAGACGAAGCGGTACTCCTTGATGCCGCGGATCGGCACCTTGATGATGTGCTCGCGATCTTTGCCGATGATCGACTCTTCGGCGATGATGTCCGCGATGTTCTCGCGAATCGACTGGCGCACCTTCTGACGGTGGCGCAGGCGGTCGCCAGACGAGCGATCGCTGCGTTCCGCGTCAGCCGG is a genomic window of Candidatus Binatia bacterium containing:
- the yhbH gene encoding sporulation protein YhbH, producing the protein PADAERSDRSSGDRLRHRQKVRQSIRENIADIIAEESIIGKDREHIIKVPIRGIKEYRFVYGENAPGVAEGDGDSQPGQVIGKAAGQGPVGEDRAGDKPGVDYYETDVTLEELIEIMFEDLELPDLERKKLREIAAQRMSRRKGYRQVGVRVRLDKRRTVRAKVKRRLATRHTNHHFPDDHERFPFHEDDLTYRHLIIDTKKESNAVVLCIMDTSGSMDTMKKYLARSFFFLLFQFIVTKYRNVEIVFIAHHTEASEVGEDEFFRKGESGGTFISSGYQKALDIIASRYHPSLWNLYAFHCSDGDNFDSDNPAALRSAKELADVCNLFGYGEIKPLGSRYYESSMLNVFRRLEADNFQTVLIERKEDIWPSFKAFLAKDRGTEQ